The Exiguobacterium aurantiacum DSM 6208 genome includes a window with the following:
- a CDS encoding EamA family transporter — MKRTSPTSASIVAMVEPVTASLFGFFILSQQLNVIQMSGMAIILLTVTVLSVKQN; from the coding sequence TTGAAGCGAACGTCCCCGACCTCGGCTTCGATTGTCGCCATGGTCGAACCGGTCACGGCCTCTTTGTTCGGATTCTTCATTCTCAGTCAACAACTCAACGTCATCCAAATGAGCGGCATGGCGATCATTTTATTGACGGTGACCGTCTTGAGTGTGAAACAAAACTGA
- the tnpA gene encoding IS200/IS605 family transposase, whose protein sequence is MENNYRKTHTTVSLINYHFVFCPRYRRKIFLRNDVEVRFKELVSEICEDLNINMIALECDKDHTHMFLNALPTLSPADIMAKIKGVTSKKLREEFPHLQHLPSLWTRSYFVSTAGNVSSETIKRYVEQQKTRG, encoded by the coding sequence ATGGAAAACAACTATAGAAAAACCCATACTACTGTTTCTCTAATCAACTATCATTTCGTATTTTGCCCTCGATACAGAAGGAAGATATTCCTTCGTAATGATGTAGAAGTACGTTTCAAGGAGCTTGTATCTGAAATATGTGAAGATCTGAATATCAATATGATAGCTTTAGAATGCGATAAAGATCATACACATATGTTTCTTAATGCCCTGCCGACACTTAGCCCTGCCGACATCATGGCAAAAATCAAGGGAGTGACATCTAAAAAGTTAAGAGAGGAGTTTCCTCACCTTCAACATTTGCCGAGCCTCTGGACGCGTTCCTACTTCGTCTCTACTGCCGGGAACGTATCGAGCGAAACAATCAAACGCTATGTCGAACAACAAAAAACGAGGGGGTGA
- a CDS encoding RNA-guided endonuclease InsQ/TnpB family protein, with translation MSQTLTVNIKLKPTKKQEVVLKKMMTTYIETTNRLVSDMVKAQATLKLTSKSVSSPLPSAVKNQAIKDVQSVFKKAKKSKYKVVPILKKPYCTWNNQNYSFDFESIFLPIMVDGKAKKTPIKAEMVDKHNRNFSLLNNKLGALRITKKSNKWIAQIAVTILTTEKTGSKVLGVDLGLKVPAVASTDRDKVRFFGNGRENKYMKRKFRAKRKELGQKKKLNAIKKLNNKEQRWMKDKDHKVSRDIVDFAKENNISVIRLEKLANIRQTARTSRKNNKNLHTWSFYRLALFIEYKAKLEGIKVEYVNPAYTSQTCPSCGSRNKAKDRTYVCKCGFKKHRDLVGAMNIRYAPVVDGNSQSA, from the coding sequence GTGTCTCAAACGCTGACAGTCAACATTAAACTGAAGCCAACAAAAAAACAGGAAGTTGTCTTGAAAAAGATGATGACCACATACATTGAGACGACCAACCGACTTGTCTCTGACATGGTGAAAGCCCAGGCGACACTCAAACTAACGAGTAAGAGTGTCTCCTCGCCCTTGCCTAGCGCCGTTAAGAATCAGGCTATTAAAGACGTACAGAGTGTATTTAAAAAGGCGAAGAAATCGAAATATAAAGTCGTGCCTATTTTGAAAAAACCTTATTGCACATGGAACAACCAGAACTATTCGTTCGATTTTGAGTCGATCTTTCTTCCGATCATGGTGGATGGAAAGGCAAAGAAAACGCCAATTAAAGCAGAAATGGTCGATAAACACAATCGTAACTTTTCGCTCTTGAACAACAAGCTGGGTGCACTTCGTATCACGAAGAAATCAAATAAGTGGATTGCTCAGATTGCCGTCACAATCCTTACTACTGAGAAGACCGGCTCTAAGGTTCTAGGTGTAGATTTAGGTTTAAAAGTACCAGCGGTTGCATCGACCGATCGTGACAAGGTGCGATTCTTCGGAAACGGGCGCGAGAACAAGTATATGAAACGCAAGTTTCGAGCAAAACGAAAAGAGCTCGGTCAAAAGAAGAAGCTGAACGCAATCAAAAAGCTGAACAACAAAGAACAGCGTTGGATGAAAGACAAAGATCACAAGGTTAGCCGTGATATTGTCGATTTCGCAAAAGAGAACAACATTTCTGTCATTCGCCTCGAGAAATTGGCGAACATCCGACAGACGGCAAGAACAAGCCGTAAAAACAATAAGAATCTGCATACATGGTCGTTCTATCGCTTGGCACTATTTATCGAGTACAAGGCGAAGTTAGAAGGAATCAAGGTCGAATATGTGAACCCTGCGTACACATCTCAGACATGTCCTTCTTGCGGAAGCCGGAATAAAGCGAAAGACCGAACTTATGTCTGTAAATGCGGATTCAAGAAACATCGAGATTTAGTCGGTGCGATGAACATCCGATACGCACCTGTGGTTGATGGTAATAGTCAATCAGCCTGA
- a CDS encoding DMT family transporter, giving the protein MRNLSLGLVALSAILWGIAGGLGGFLMDKGWDPLIISFYRGAVGLVCLLVWFLFRPTRLTKLLVLWAIVAGIGVAGNFVFYFIGIAESSVAVAATLMYTAPIFVLVISFVFRLEKPSLFKFGAIAFVIVGIVLLTEVYSIDSNQVTTLGLVAGLGAGLAYALFIFGFKYASDHGEPQGILMIAFLTFTFIMLFFVDLKDTVSVVSSPDVWWMILLGVFGAGLSFFLYLTLPRLKPQAHPSG; this is encoded by the coding sequence ATGCGAAATTTAAGCTTAGGATTGGTCGCGTTGTCTGCGATATTATGGGGCATTGCGGGAGGGTTAGGCGGCTTTCTCATGGACAAAGGGTGGGACCCGCTCATCATATCGTTTTACCGAGGTGCGGTCGGATTGGTCTGTCTCCTCGTCTGGTTCTTGTTTCGACCGACGCGGTTGACCAAATTGTTGGTCTTATGGGCCATCGTGGCGGGGATCGGAGTAGCCGGTAACTTCGTGTTCTATTTTATTGGCATCGCCGAATCAAGCGTCGCCGTGGCCGCCACGTTGATGTACACGGCGCCTATATTCGTGCTCGTCATCTCATTTGTCTTTCGATTGGAGAAGCCTTCGCTCTTCAAGTTCGGCGCGATCGCGTTCGTGATTGTGGGAATCGTATTGCTGACGGAAGTATATAGCATCGACTCAAATCAAGTGACGACGCTTGGACTAGTTGCAGGCTTAGGGGCCGGGCTCGCCTATGCCTTGTTCATATTTGGTTTTAAATACGCCTCCGATCACGGGGAACCCCAAGGTATTCTGATGATCGCGTTTCTCACATTCACGTTTATCATGTTGTTTTTCGTAGACTTGAAAGACACTGTCTCGGTCGTCTCTTCACCAGACGTATGGTGGATGATCCTATTGGGGGTTTTTGGGGCGGGTTTGTCTTTCTTTTTATATTTGACACTCCCACGGCTAAAGCCACAAGCTCACCCTTCGGGATGA
- the rlmH gene encoding 23S rRNA (pseudouridine(1915)-N(3))-methyltransferase RlmH, whose protein sequence is MNISIITVGKLKEKYLKLGIAEYTKRLSAYAKVQEIEVADEKAPEHLSEADMILVKQKEGERILAKISPDTHVIALAINAKQRTSEEFARELDQLATYGKSKIAFVIGGSLGLSEDVMKRANDTISFSKMTFPHQVMKLVLCEQIYRAYRINRNEPYHK, encoded by the coding sequence ATGAATATTTCAATTATCACGGTTGGCAAACTGAAAGAAAAATATTTAAAACTAGGAATCGCCGAGTATACGAAACGGCTATCTGCCTATGCGAAAGTGCAGGAAATCGAGGTCGCGGACGAGAAAGCGCCCGAGCATTTGAGTGAGGCAGACATGATTTTAGTAAAGCAAAAAGAAGGCGAGCGGATTTTAGCGAAAATCAGTCCGGATACACACGTCATCGCCCTCGCCATCAACGCCAAACAGCGGACGAGTGAAGAGTTCGCACGTGAACTCGACCAACTCGCCACATACGGCAAGAGCAAAATCGCGTTCGTCATCGGTGGCTCGCTCGGCTTATCCGAGGACGTCATGAAACGCGCGAACGATACGATCTCGTTCTCGAAGATGACGTTCCCGCACCAAGTGATGAAACTCGTCTTGTGCGAGCAGATTTACCGCGCGTATCGGATCAATCGGAATGAACCGTACCATAAATAA
- a CDS encoding CxxH/CxxC protein, which yields MEKKVCKEHVEIALDIIVDETGEYPLLEELSTSGQVKCEFCDADATYVVSSKK from the coding sequence GTGGAAAAAAAAGTATGCAAGGAACATGTTGAAATCGCTTTAGACATCATCGTCGATGAGACGGGGGAATATCCATTGCTCGAGGAACTATCCACAAGTGGACAAGTGAAATGTGAGTTCTGTGACGCCGACGCAACATATGTTGTGTCAAGCAAAAAATGA
- a CDS encoding S1C family serine protease: protein MNEERHHEYEPQDVEPLTHEADTMNDQSTYPSRSDWRPKSEERVRHKPRMNIKPLLLGGVGGFLGAALFFLAMMLWDSPTSRFVTNELIRTEQAVTFTESDITTAVTGAKTSVVSITNIQRAFTSNSQWEAGAGSGVIYKVDGDTAYIVTNFHVIEQADEISVAFSDGQVATATILGEDPLNDLAVAAVDLPDNIEATPIVLGDSTTLQAGETVMAIGNPLGVFSNSVTRGIVSGVERTVPVDTNSDGLMDYNAEVIQTDAAINPGNSGGALINIRGELVGINSMKIAEASVEGVGFSIPVNVALPVIDMLERDGRVTRAQLGVTIQEVIAVPGNVREEYGISFDNEDGVFVEEITPGSPAEQAGLRVGDVIVKIGDREIRRYVDLRDALYRDSTVGDTVSIEYTRRGQLNKTEATLTEAT from the coding sequence GTGAATGAAGAGAGACACCATGAGTATGAACCTCAAGACGTCGAACCTTTAACGCACGAAGCAGACACGATGAACGATCAATCAACTTATCCATCTCGCAGCGACTGGCGTCCGAAAAGCGAGGAACGCGTGCGCCATAAGCCACGGATGAATATAAAACCGTTGTTACTCGGAGGGGTTGGCGGATTCTTAGGAGCGGCTTTGTTCTTTTTGGCGATGATGCTCTGGGATTCCCCGACCTCTCGTTTTGTGACGAATGAACTAATTCGGACGGAACAAGCCGTCACGTTCACCGAATCGGACATCACGACGGCCGTGACGGGCGCAAAGACGTCCGTCGTCAGCATCACGAACATTCAGCGCGCTTTCACATCCAATTCGCAATGGGAGGCTGGAGCGGGCTCTGGTGTCATCTATAAAGTCGACGGAGACACGGCGTATATCGTCACGAACTTCCACGTCATCGAGCAGGCCGATGAGATCAGCGTTGCCTTTTCGGACGGACAAGTGGCGACGGCAACCATTTTAGGCGAGGACCCGCTCAACGACTTGGCGGTCGCGGCCGTCGATTTGCCAGATAACATCGAGGCGACACCGATCGTCCTCGGCGATTCGACGACGCTTCAAGCCGGGGAGACGGTCATGGCGATCGGCAATCCGCTCGGCGTCTTTTCAAACTCGGTCACCCGTGGTATCGTCAGTGGTGTCGAACGCACCGTGCCGGTCGACACGAACAGTGATGGGCTCATGGACTACAATGCTGAGGTCATCCAGACCGATGCGGCCATCAACCCGGGCAATTCCGGCGGGGCGCTCATCAATATCCGCGGCGAGCTCGTCGGCATCAACTCGATGAAAATCGCCGAAGCGAGCGTCGAGGGGGTCGGTTTCTCGATTCCCGTCAACGTGGCGCTGCCGGTCATTGACATGCTCGAGCGTGACGGTCGCGTCACGCGGGCCCAGCTCGGCGTCACGATTCAAGAAGTCATCGCCGTACCTGGAAACGTGCGGGAAGAGTACGGCATCAGCTTTGACAATGAGGACGGCGTCTTCGTCGAAGAGATCACACCCGGGAGTCCGGCCGAACAGGCGGGGCTTCGGGTCGGTGACGTCATCGTGAAGATCGGTGATCGTGAAATCAGGCGATATGTCGATTTACGTGATGCGCTCTACCGCGACTCGACGGTCGGGGATACGGTATCAATCGAATATACAAGGCGCGGTCAACTGAACAAAACAGAAGCCACGTTAACAGAAGCGACATGA
- a CDS encoding MBL fold metallo-hydrolase, with protein sequence MTLRYSVLASGSTGNALYIETDRTKLLVDAGLTGKAMQQRITEIGRSFEGVDALLVTHEHSDHIKGVGILARKFNLPIYANAKTWDAMEANIGKIDPSLKFHFEVGDIKQFGDIEIESFNVSHDAADPMFYQFAHDGRRLAHITDTGYVSDRMKGVIRGADDFIFESNHDVSMLQMGRYPWSVKRRILGDYGHVSNEDAAIAMSEVIGERTKRIYLAHLSKDNNMKELAQMSVAQTLGMRDVDLGRIKLCDTDPTVPTSLVSL encoded by the coding sequence GTGACTTTACGCTATAGTGTGCTCGCGAGCGGTTCGACCGGTAACGCCCTCTATATTGAGACGGACCGGACGAAATTGCTCGTCGACGCCGGATTGACCGGCAAGGCGATGCAGCAACGCATCACCGAGATCGGCCGATCGTTTGAAGGGGTCGACGCACTGCTCGTCACCCATGAGCACTCCGACCATATAAAAGGGGTCGGAATTTTGGCCCGTAAGTTCAACTTGCCGATTTACGCGAACGCGAAGACGTGGGACGCGATGGAGGCGAATATCGGGAAAATCGACCCGTCCTTAAAGTTCCACTTTGAGGTCGGGGACATTAAACAGTTCGGGGATATCGAAATCGAGTCGTTCAACGTCAGCCATGACGCCGCCGACCCGATGTTCTACCAGTTCGCCCATGATGGCAGAAGGCTCGCCCACATCACCGACACCGGTTATGTGTCGGATCGGATGAAGGGGGTCATTCGCGGCGCGGACGACTTCATCTTCGAGTCGAACCATGACGTGTCGATGCTGCAGATGGGCCGTTATCCATGGAGCGTCAAGCGACGGATCCTCGGTGATTACGGACACGTCTCGAACGAGGATGCGGCCATCGCCATGAGCGAGGTCATCGGAGAGCGGACGAAACGGATTTATTTGGCCCATTTGAGCAAAGATAACAACATGAAAGAACTCGCGCAAATGAGCGTCGCCCAGACGCTCGGCATGCGTGATGTCGACCTCGGCCGCATCAAATTGTGCGATACCGACCCAACCGTCCCAACTTCACTCGTTTCTTTATAA